The following coding sequences are from one Bacteroidales bacterium WCE2008 window:
- a CDS encoding RNA polymerase primary sigma factor: MRQLKITKSITNRESASLDKYLQEIGREELVSPEEEVELAQRIRKGDQVALEKLTRANLRFVVSVAKQYQNQGLSLPDLINEGNLGLIKAAEKFDETRGFKFISYAVWWIRQSILQALAEQSRIVRLPLNQVGSLNKINKALSKFEQENERQPSSEELSEMIDVPKDKISDTLRVSGRHVSVDAPFVEGEDNSLLDVLPNDDSPSADRVLVNESLNTEIERALLTLSSREREIIKSFFGIGCQEMTLEEIGERFGLTRERVRQIKEKAIRRLKSPNRSKLLKGYLG, encoded by the coding sequence ATGAGACAGCTAAAGATCACCAAATCGATCACAAACCGCGAGAGTGCATCCCTGGACAAGTATCTCCAGGAAATCGGAAGGGAAGAGCTGGTATCTCCGGAGGAGGAGGTAGAGCTCGCACAGAGGATCCGCAAAGGAGACCAGGTCGCTCTCGAAAAACTTACCAGGGCAAACCTAAGATTCGTGGTATCTGTTGCGAAACAGTACCAGAACCAGGGCCTGAGCCTCCCGGACCTTATCAATGAAGGCAACCTGGGACTTATCAAGGCCGCTGAGAAATTCGACGAGACACGAGGATTCAAATTCATATCATATGCGGTATGGTGGATCCGTCAGTCTATTCTCCAGGCTCTTGCAGAGCAGTCAAGAATCGTAAGGCTCCCGCTCAACCAGGTGGGCTCCCTTAACAAGATAAACAAGGCACTCTCGAAATTCGAGCAGGAGAATGAACGTCAGCCGTCGAGCGAGGAGCTCTCGGAGATGATCGATGTCCCTAAGGACAAGATCTCCGATACCCTGAGGGTATCCGGCAGGCATGTCTCCGTGGATGCGCCGTTCGTGGAAGGCGAGGACAATAGCCTTCTTGACGTGCTTCCTAACGACGATTCTCCAAGTGCGGACAGGGTACTCGTGAACGAGTCACTCAATACCGAGATCGAAAGGGCGCTTCTCACTCTTTCAAGCCGTGAGCGCGAGATCATCAAGTCTTTCTTCGGCATCGGTTGCCAGGAAATGACTCTCGAAGAGATCGGCGAGCGTTTCGGACTTACACGTGAGAGGGTACGTCAGATCAAGGAGAAGGCGATCCGCAGGCTCAAGAGCCCGAACAGAAGCAAGCTGCTTAAAGGTTATCTTGGATAA
- a CDS encoding arginyl-tRNA synthetase, whose product MTPEVFIQTKAAEAIKALYGADVDAAQLQVGVTRKEFEGDYTLVVFPLLKISHSAPENTGNAIGEWMVANVPEIAGFNSVKGFLNLLFSTVYWNEMFAEIASDKDFGQLAPTGRRIMVEFSSPNTNKPLHLGHIRNNLLGDSVSRLLKACGNEVIKATLVNDRGVHICKSMLAWQKCFDGATPESTGKKGDHLVGDCYVAFDKLYKAEVKELMDKGMSEDEAKKEAPSLKEAHEMLVKWEHEDKAVRDLWSMMNSWVFKGFDETYKALGISFDKVDYESQTYLLGKELVQKGLEMGVFEKEADGSVWCDLTADGLDRKLVLRGDGTSVYITQDLGTAERRFAQYNLDSHVYVVGNEQDYHFQVLKLILKKLGFDWSDQIYHLSYGMVELPEGKMKSREGTVVDADDLIEKMYEEAKATSLESGKLADMPAEEQEKLFHMIGLGALKYFIMKVDPKKTMLFNPKESIDFNGNTGPFIQYTHARICSILRKAEEQGIAFASVPQDVEPSAKEVRLVKLMGLFPEKVAEAGSALSPAVIANYAYDLAKEFNQYYHDTPILKETDSKVLAYRLVLIGTIARILVKAMGILGISLPERM is encoded by the coding sequence ATGACACCGGAAGTATTTATTCAGACAAAGGCCGCCGAGGCTATCAAGGCTCTTTACGGAGCTGACGTCGATGCGGCGCAGCTGCAGGTAGGCGTTACAAGAAAAGAATTCGAAGGGGATTATACCTTAGTGGTTTTTCCCCTTCTTAAAATATCCCATTCAGCACCGGAGAATACCGGCAATGCGATAGGTGAGTGGATGGTTGCGAATGTCCCGGAGATCGCGGGTTTCAACTCGGTCAAGGGCTTCCTGAACCTCCTCTTCTCTACCGTTTACTGGAACGAAATGTTCGCGGAAATAGCTTCTGACAAGGATTTCGGCCAGCTTGCTCCTACGGGACGCAGGATCATGGTCGAGTTCTCCTCTCCGAACACCAACAAGCCGCTCCATCTCGGTCATATCAGGAACAACCTCCTCGGCGATTCCGTTTCCCGTCTTCTCAAGGCATGCGGAAACGAGGTCATCAAGGCTACTCTAGTGAACGACCGCGGCGTGCATATCTGCAAGTCCATGCTCGCATGGCAGAAATGCTTCGATGGCGCAACTCCGGAATCTACCGGAAAGAAGGGCGACCATCTTGTAGGCGACTGCTATGTAGCCTTTGACAAGCTCTACAAAGCTGAGGTCAAGGAACTCATGGACAAGGGCATGAGCGAGGATGAGGCCAAGAAAGAGGCTCCGTCCCTCAAGGAAGCCCATGAGATGCTTGTCAAGTGGGAGCATGAGGACAAGGCCGTGCGCGATCTCTGGTCGATGATGAACTCTTGGGTCTTCAAGGGCTTCGATGAGACATACAAGGCCCTCGGCATCTCTTTCGACAAAGTCGATTATGAGTCCCAGACTTATCTGCTCGGCAAGGAGCTCGTCCAGAAAGGCCTTGAAATGGGTGTATTCGAGAAAGAAGCTGACGGCTCTGTATGGTGCGATCTTACTGCTGACGGTCTCGACCGTAAGCTTGTGCTCCGCGGCGACGGCACTTCTGTCTATATCACTCAGGATCTGGGTACGGCCGAGCGCCGTTTCGCCCAGTACAATCTCGACTCCCATGTCTATGTGGTCGGCAACGAGCAGGATTATCATTTCCAGGTGCTCAAGCTGATCCTCAAGAAGCTCGGTTTCGACTGGTCAGACCAGATCTACCATCTTTCATACGGAATGGTAGAGCTTCCTGAAGGCAAGATGAAATCAAGAGAGGGTACTGTAGTCGATGCTGACGATCTTATCGAGAAGATGTATGAGGAAGCCAAGGCTACTTCTCTCGAGTCCGGAAAACTGGCTGACATGCCTGCAGAAGAGCAGGAGAAGCTTTTCCATATGATCGGCCTCGGCGCGCTGAAGTACTTCATCATGAAGGTGGACCCTAAGAAGACCATGCTCTTCAATCCTAAGGAATCCATCGACTTCAACGGCAATACCGGTCCTTTCATCCAGTATACGCATGCCCGTATCTGCTCTATTCTCCGCAAGGCTGAGGAGCAGGGTATTGCTTTCGCTTCGGTTCCTCAGGATGTCGAGCCTTCTGCAAAGGAGGTTCGTCTTGTCAAGCTCATGGGACTTTTCCCAGAGAAAGTTGCCGAGGCCGGCTCGGCTCTGTCGCCTGCCGTAATAGCGAATTATGCATACGATCTGGCGAAGGAATTCAACCAGTATTATCATGATACCCCTATACTGAAGGAAACTGACTCTAAAGTGCTTGCTTACAGGCTTGTCCTGATCGGCACTATTGCCCGTATCCTGGTTAAGGCGATGGGCATTCTCGGAATCAGTCTTCCGGAAAGAATGTAA
- a CDS encoding phosphate:Na+ symporter: MLIVFKLLGALALLIFGMKTMSEALQKMAGPQLRHVLGAMTTNRVTGVLTGMIVAVSVQSSAATTVMTVSFVNAGLLTLAQAISVIMGANIGTTLSAWIMSAGFSFNITNLVWPAFLVGIILIHMKKQRYLGDFLFGISFLFFALGTLNMTGRELDLASNQSVVDFFTSFDTGSYLTILLFLLIGTVLTIIAQSSAALMAITMVLCTSGVLPIYQGLALVMGENIGTTLTANFAAMSANTQAKRAAFAHLVFNVFGVIWVLILFYPFVNMICNITGVDPTSDTQDPTRLSFTLATFHTVFNITNTLILIWFIPQIEKFVCGIIKGKKHEEDEVFRLRYIQSGIMKTPEISVLQAQKEIGVFAERVDRMFGMVKELRTISDSDEFKTMFERIGKYEQICDNMEAEIGKYLSDVSNAHLSDETKRKIRTMLREVNEIESIGDSCYSFARTFNRKYESKAMFDPKQDDNIDSMFGLLTDYFAEMMSILENPETAGRLSLGKQIHAACNSFKNENVTDVDSHLYSYAVGTIYVDIINEGKKFASYVENVIDARLGIE, from the coding sequence ATGTTAATTGTATTTAAACTATTGGGAGCGCTTGCCCTTCTGATTTTCGGTATGAAAACCATGAGTGAAGCCCTCCAGAAGATGGCCGGACCTCAGCTCCGTCACGTATTGGGAGCTATGACGACTAACCGCGTTACCGGCGTGCTGACCGGAATGATAGTGGCGGTATCCGTCCAGTCTTCCGCAGCCACGACAGTTATGACGGTGTCATTCGTGAACGCAGGCCTTCTCACGCTTGCCCAGGCAATCTCTGTCATAATGGGCGCCAATATCGGCACGACCCTCTCTGCGTGGATAATGTCCGCAGGATTCTCCTTCAATATAACCAATCTCGTATGGCCGGCCTTCCTTGTCGGAATAATACTGATCCATATGAAGAAGCAGCGTTATCTGGGAGACTTCCTTTTCGGTATATCGTTCCTATTCTTCGCTCTCGGCACCCTGAACATGACCGGACGCGAACTCGATCTCGCGAGTAACCAGTCGGTAGTCGACTTCTTTACTTCATTTGATACCGGAAGCTACCTGACTATACTCCTTTTCCTTCTGATAGGAACGGTCCTTACCATTATCGCCCAGTCTTCAGCTGCTCTGATGGCCATCACGATGGTGCTCTGCACCAGCGGAGTCCTGCCTATTTATCAGGGCCTTGCCCTGGTCATGGGTGAGAACATAGGTACGACTCTTACAGCCAATTTCGCGGCGATGAGCGCCAATACACAGGCCAAGAGGGCTGCCTTTGCGCATCTTGTATTCAATGTCTTCGGAGTGATCTGGGTCCTGATCCTGTTCTATCCTTTCGTCAACATGATCTGCAACATCACCGGCGTCGATCCGACGTCTGATACCCAGGATCCTACAAGGCTCTCCTTCACTCTGGCGACCTTCCATACGGTATTCAATATAACCAACACCCTTATTCTGATCTGGTTCATCCCGCAAATCGAAAAATTCGTATGCGGCATCATCAAGGGCAAGAAACATGAAGAAGACGAGGTGTTCCGTCTCCGCTATATCCAGAGCGGTATCATGAAGACTCCGGAAATCTCTGTGCTTCAGGCCCAGAAGGAGATCGGCGTATTCGCGGAGCGCGTCGACAGAATGTTCGGGATGGTAAAGGAACTGCGCACTATCAGCGACAGCGACGAATTCAAGACTATGTTCGAGCGCATCGGCAAATATGAGCAGATCTGCGACAATATGGAGGCTGAGATCGGAAAGTACCTTTCTGATGTCAGCAATGCCCACCTCAGTGACGAAACCAAGAGGAAGATCCGTACGATGCTCCGTGAAGTCAATGAGATCGAGAGTATCGGAGACAGCTGCTACTCGTTCGCCAGGACCTTCAATCGCAAATATGAAAGCAAGGCTATGTTCGATCCTAAGCAGGATGACAATATCGACAGCATGTTCGGCCTTCTTACTGATTATTTCGCTGAGATGATGAGTATCCTTGAGAATCCGGAAACCGCCGGAAGACTGTCTTTGGGCAAGCAGATCCATGCTGCATGCAACAGCTTCAAGAATGAGAATGTGACTGATGTGGACAGCCATCTCTATTCTTATGCGGTCGGTACGATCTATGTCGACATCATCAACGAAGGCAAGAAATTCGCCAGTTATGTCGAAAATGTAATAGATGCAAGGCTCGGAATTGAGTAA
- a CDS encoding DNA-binding response regulator, OmpR family, contains REC and winged-helix (wHTH) domain, with amino-acid sequence MNPKKSILVVDDEQDLCDIISFNLEKEGYAVDSAFSAEEALKKDLGGYDLLLLDVMMGGMSGFKLAARLKADPKTTGIPIIFLTARDSEDDTVKGLELGADDYVSKPFSIRELLARIGAVLRRSSGSEEDKLVYEGLVLDKERKIVTVDGEEVFLTRTEFDLLQLLLSDQGRVFSRSELIGKVWPDDVLVLDRTVDVNITRLRKKIGQYSTRIHTRSGFGYYFGK; translated from the coding sequence ATGAATCCGAAAAAATCCATACTTGTCGTTGATGACGAGCAAGATCTTTGCGACATCATTAGCTTCAACCTTGAGAAGGAAGGCTATGCCGTTGACAGTGCGTTTTCGGCGGAGGAAGCCCTGAAGAAGGACCTTGGCGGTTATGACCTGCTCCTTCTTGACGTGATGATGGGAGGCATGTCCGGATTTAAGCTTGCGGCCCGTCTGAAGGCCGATCCGAAGACCACCGGGATCCCGATTATCTTCCTGACCGCAAGGGACTCGGAAGACGATACAGTCAAAGGCCTGGAACTCGGAGCCGACGATTATGTCTCAAAACCATTCTCAATCAGGGAACTTCTCGCCAGAATCGGGGCCGTACTTCGCAGAAGCTCCGGATCGGAGGAGGACAAGCTTGTCTATGAGGGCCTTGTGCTTGACAAGGAGCGTAAGATCGTTACTGTGGACGGGGAGGAAGTCTTCCTGACAAGGACTGAATTCGATCTCCTCCAGCTTCTCCTCTCGGACCAGGGACGTGTTTTTTCCCGCTCCGAACTTATCGGCAAGGTATGGCCTGACGATGTGCTGGTGCTCGACAGGACTGTGGATGTCAATATTACAAGACTCCGCAAGAAAATCGGGCAATATTCGACCAGAATCCACACCCGTTCCGGATTCGGCTACTATTTCGGTAAATAA
- a CDS encoding Signal transduction histidine kinase yields the protein MRNYKTIGWKLSASVVAIFLLFMAVFLFMPEAFKEDRHIVWISLAMIVVLIVVLSIFISIINRIIAEQSNEENSRIRRELTQNISHELKTPVTSIQGYLETIISNPDMEASTKEQFLKRCYAQAVRLGSLLQDISILNRLDYGAKMHEYESVDIAALIDTIIKETALQRGVASMAFHNRLPEKVLVEGNYSLLYSIFRNLADNSINYAGEGATITVSATETSNAWKFVFSDDGVGIPPEHLKRIFERFYRVDKGRSRKMGGTGLGLSIVKNAVLFHGGTIAVASEPNAGVRYSFTIPKKARRPKRRVS from the coding sequence ATGCGGAACTATAAGACGATAGGCTGGAAACTGTCAGCCAGTGTGGTCGCGATATTCCTTCTCTTCATGGCCGTGTTCCTTTTCATGCCTGAAGCGTTCAAGGAGGACAGGCATATCGTATGGATCTCTCTGGCGATGATCGTCGTGCTTATCGTAGTGCTGTCAATCTTCATAAGCATCATCAACCGTATAATCGCCGAGCAGAGCAACGAGGAGAACAGCCGTATCCGGCGCGAACTCACCCAGAATATCTCCCATGAGCTCAAGACTCCTGTAACCAGCATCCAGGGCTATCTGGAGACGATAATCTCCAACCCTGACATGGAAGCTTCGACGAAGGAGCAGTTCCTTAAGAGATGCTATGCCCAGGCTGTCCGTCTCGGGTCTCTTCTTCAGGATATCTCGATACTTAACAGGCTTGATTACGGTGCCAAGATGCACGAATACGAGTCTGTCGACATAGCTGCCTTGATCGATACGATAATCAAGGAAACGGCCCTGCAGAGGGGTGTGGCGAGCATGGCGTTCCATAACAGGCTGCCGGAGAAGGTGCTGGTCGAAGGAAATTATTCCCTGCTGTACAGTATCTTCCGGAATCTGGCTGACAACAGTATCAACTATGCCGGCGAGGGCGCTACGATAACCGTATCGGCAACCGAGACCTCGAATGCCTGGAAGTTCGTTTTCAGCGACGACGGTGTCGGTATCCCTCCGGAGCACCTGAAACGCATTTTCGAGCGGTTCTACCGTGTTGACAAGGGGCGTAGCCGAAAAATGGGCGGGACAGGCCTTGGATTGTCCATCGTGAAGAATGCCGTGCTTTTCCATGGAGGTACGATTGCCGTCGCTTCCGAGCCGAATGCAGGTGTACGGTATTCTTTCACTATCCCGAAAAAAGCCAGAAGACCTAAAAGACGAGTATCATGA
- a CDS encoding uncharacterized radical SAM protein YgiQ, whose protein sequence is MKDDKWYMIPTSAKEVEALGWDYIDVIMFTGDAFIDHPSFGTAVISRWLQKHGYRVAVVPQPNWRDDLRDFRKLGAPRLYFGVNSGAMDSMVNHYTAGKRLRHDDAYTPEGKAGQRPDYAVTVYTKILKQLYPDIPVVIGGIEASLRRLTHYDYWQDKLLPSILVSSGADFLCYGMGERTMLELTKGIEAGRNLHQLHQIKQIGFYMTGKPKVKDAKILHSFEECCEDKKAFAENFHDIEILANMMYPPVIIEPVGDGYVQINPTYPPATQEEMDDFWDIPYTKQPHPRYKGKRIPAFDMIKFSINTHRGCFGGCNFCTIAAHQGKFISSRSEASILKEVEGLKKLPGFAGNISDLGAPTANMYGMRGKNEALCKVCKRQSCLFPAPCKNMNRSHERLLKLYHRVDSIKGIRHSYIGSGIRYDLFLDEKGYVDETSKPYLKELILDHTSGRLKVAPEHTEDKVLYYLGKPTFHLFERLRSEFNQINRDAGRHSEIVPYFISSHPGCEMSDMQKLAKHPALKGLYMDQVQDYTPTPMTTSSVMFYTGLDPRTMKPVFVERDPDKKKRQKSFFFNRK, encoded by the coding sequence ATGAAAGACGACAAATGGTATATGATTCCGACCAGCGCGAAAGAAGTCGAGGCTCTCGGATGGGATTACATCGACGTAATCATGTTCACGGGCGATGCTTTCATCGACCATCCCTCCTTCGGGACGGCGGTTATCTCCAGATGGCTTCAGAAGCATGGTTACAGGGTTGCGGTCGTTCCTCAGCCTAACTGGCGCGACGATCTGCGCGACTTCAGGAAACTCGGGGCTCCGAGACTGTATTTCGGCGTCAATTCCGGGGCCATGGACTCTATGGTCAATCATTATACCGCCGGAAAGCGTCTCCGTCATGATGATGCGTATACTCCTGAAGGGAAAGCCGGACAGCGTCCGGACTATGCCGTGACTGTCTATACGAAGATCCTGAAGCAGCTTTATCCGGATATACCTGTCGTCATCGGCGGTATCGAAGCTTCGCTCCGCCGGCTTACCCATTATGATTATTGGCAGGATAAGCTCTTGCCGTCGATTCTCGTCAGCAGCGGGGCGGATTTTCTGTGTTACGGAATGGGGGAGAGGACGATGCTGGAACTGACGAAGGGCATTGAAGCCGGAAGGAATCTCCATCAGCTGCATCAGATAAAGCAGATCGGCTTTTATATGACCGGTAAGCCTAAGGTCAAGGATGCAAAGATCCTGCATTCGTTCGAGGAGTGCTGCGAAGACAAGAAAGCTTTTGCCGAGAATTTCCATGATATCGAGATTCTCGCGAACATGATGTATCCGCCGGTGATAATCGAGCCTGTCGGGGACGGATATGTGCAGATCAATCCGACTTATCCGCCTGCTACACAGGAAGAAATGGATGATTTCTGGGATATCCCTTATACCAAGCAGCCCCATCCGAGATACAAGGGGAAACGTATCCCTGCATTCGACATGATCAAGTTCTCCATCAACACGCACAGGGGTTGTTTCGGAGGCTGTAATTTCTGTACCATCGCCGCGCATCAGGGCAAGTTCATCTCTTCGCGTAGCGAGGCTTCCATACTAAAGGAGGTCGAGGGCCTCAAGAAACTTCCGGGATTTGCCGGGAATATCTCCGACCTGGGAGCTCCTACTGCCAATATGTATGGAATGCGTGGCAAGAATGAGGCGCTCTGCAAGGTCTGCAAGCGTCAGTCATGCCTTTTCCCGGCTCCGTGCAAGAATATGAACCGCAGCCACGAGCGCCTGCTGAAGCTATATCATCGGGTGGATTCAATCAAGGGTATCAGGCATTCATATATCGGAAGCGGTATACGTTATGACCTGTTCCTCGATGAGAAGGGTTATGTCGACGAGACTTCGAAACCTTATCTCAAGGAGCTTATCCTTGACCATACTTCCGGACGTCTCAAGGTTGCGCCGGAGCATACCGAAGACAAGGTACTTTATTATCTCGGCAAACCGACCTTCCACCTTTTCGAGAGACTGCGCAGCGAATTCAATCAGATCAATCGCGACGCGGGGCGTCACTCGGAGATCGTGCCTTATTTCATTTCTTCGCATCCGGGCTGCGAAATGAGTGATATGCAGAAACTTGCGAAGCATCCTGCCCTCAAGGGACTCTATATGGACCAGGTGCAGGACTATACTCCGACGCCTATGACTACCTCGTCCGTCATGTTCTATACGGGGCTGGATCCGAGGACCATGAAGCCTGTCTTTGTGGAGCGGGATCCGGACAAAAAGAAACGCCAGAAGTCGTTTTTCTTCAACAGAAAATAA
- a CDS encoding Glycosidase, translating into MDKPIIYQMLPRLWGNTNEKLHKSGTVEENGTGRFKDIDKVTLDYLKSLGVTHIWYTGVLRHATCCDTRGCTPSSSQWVKGNAGSPYSITDYFDVNPYLAVKPEERMAEFRALVRRTHAAGMKVIIDFVPNHVARDYGKFSPKPIRKGRDAQGHPVLGALDDKTVHWKPDNDFFYYPGQSLILPVKGTYKEMPAKASGNIYSPEPTVNDWYDTIKLNYCDFHTDTWDRMYEAVCFWASVGVDGFRCDMVELVPAEFMTWLIKGVKAEFPEVQFIAEVYQKNLYNKYVHEVGFDYLYDKSGLYDALHDIVTGNVNNAGGPIEQWQSARRITWNWQSLGDVQPNMLNFLENHDEQRIASDFFGLDARNSFAALYVSLFFNTAPFMLYFGQEIGERGMDEEGMSGKDGRTTIFDWWSPASLRRLFLSVHGKGELELEEKAVLEKYRKLLAFASEDEAIKKGVTYDLCYCNMYSEGFNIDRHFAFIRKYGEETLLIVSNFEPKDSDISITVPAEAFEWLQISQSDSLNATTPVKVHVPACDGVILNLR; encoded by the coding sequence ATGGATAAACCAATCATATATCAGATGCTCCCGAGACTGTGGGGCAATACTAATGAAAAACTACATAAATCAGGGACGGTAGAGGAGAACGGAACGGGGCGCTTCAAGGACATTGATAAGGTGACTCTTGATTACCTTAAGTCGTTGGGAGTCACTCATATATGGTATACGGGCGTGCTGCGCCACGCTACCTGCTGCGATACCCGCGGCTGCACCCCTTCGAGCTCCCAATGGGTCAAGGGAAACGCCGGATCCCCATACTCCATAACAGATTATTTCGACGTCAACCCATATCTGGCAGTCAAGCCGGAAGAAAGAATGGCAGAATTCAGGGCTCTGGTGCGCAGGACTCATGCGGCCGGCATGAAGGTAATCATCGACTTCGTGCCTAACCATGTCGCCAGAGATTACGGAAAATTCTCTCCGAAACCGATACGCAAGGGAAGAGATGCGCAGGGACATCCGGTCCTCGGCGCGCTGGACGACAAGACAGTCCATTGGAAACCGGACAATGACTTCTTCTATTACCCAGGGCAGTCCCTTATACTACCGGTAAAAGGAACATACAAAGAGATGCCGGCTAAGGCCTCCGGAAACATCTATAGCCCGGAACCGACGGTCAACGACTGGTACGATACAATCAAACTGAACTACTGCGACTTCCATACGGACACGTGGGACCGCATGTATGAGGCGGTATGCTTCTGGGCGTCTGTAGGTGTCGACGGGTTCAGGTGCGACATGGTGGAGCTCGTTCCGGCGGAATTCATGACCTGGCTGATCAAGGGCGTAAAGGCGGAGTTTCCTGAAGTGCAGTTCATTGCTGAAGTCTATCAGAAGAATCTCTACAATAAGTATGTCCATGAAGTCGGCTTCGATTACCTGTATGACAAATCCGGCTTGTATGATGCCCTCCATGATATAGTCACAGGCAATGTCAACAATGCCGGCGGCCCGATCGAGCAATGGCAGTCTGCCAGGAGGATAACATGGAACTGGCAATCGCTCGGAGACGTGCAGCCGAACATGCTCAATTTCCTCGAGAACCATGATGAGCAGAGGATTGCCTCCGATTTCTTCGGACTTGACGCCCGCAACAGTTTTGCCGCCTTGTATGTATCCCTGTTCTTCAATACAGCCCCGTTCATGCTCTATTTCGGCCAGGAAATCGGCGAAAGGGGAATGGACGAGGAAGGAATGAGCGGAAAGGATGGACGTACAACCATATTCGACTGGTGGAGTCCTGCGTCGCTTCGCCGACTCTTTCTCTCGGTACATGGAAAAGGGGAGCTGGAACTGGAGGAAAAAGCGGTGCTCGAAAAGTACAGGAAACTGCTTGCTTTCGCTTCGGAAGACGAGGCGATAAAGAAAGGCGTAACCTACGACCTGTGCTACTGCAACATGTATTCGGAAGGATTCAACATCGACAGGCACTTCGCATTCATCCGCAAATACGGAGAGGAAACCCTTCTGATAGTCAGCAACTTCGAACCTAAAGATTCGGACATCAGCATAACCGTCCCGGCCGAGGCCTTCGAATGGCTTCAGATATCGCAGTCAGACAGCCTGAATGCGACAACTCCTGTCAAGGTCCATGTGCCGGCCTGCGACGGCGTTATACTAAACCTACGATAG